The Candidatus Hydrogenedentota bacterium genomic sequence TCCAGCAGTCGCCCCACGAAGGGAAACAGAACCGGCGCGTGCCGGTTCCATACCGCTGGATCCGCCTGCCACAGGCGCTCCAGATTGTTCGCCTTGTCAAAGATGCTGGTCAGCTCCGCCCCCTCAGGCTTGACCGTTACGCGCAGGAATTCATTTTCAAGCGTACTCATTTCTCCCACCCTTCTATGTTTCACCCCGAACGGTACCAGCATAAGAAAAGTGAACCCGGCATTGCGAATGAGACGTCGGGTGCCATCCGCCGCAGGAGGATGGCACCCGGGGACACTTTACGGTTTTCCAACGTTCTCATAGTATTTTATGTTGTGCGTCGCCCGGCCGAAGGCCACAATGTCCGGCCAGCCGTCGCTGTTCATGTCGTGAGCGCGGGCATCTTCCGTGGCCATGCCGCCGTCGTCGATGATGTACTTCTCGGCGGTGACTTTGTTCTCCGCATCGATGTGGAGATCGTAGATATTCAATCCGGGTAATTCCTTCGGACCGGCCTTCTCGCGAAAGCCGACCAGAAGTTCGCTCTCCCCATCGTGGTCGAAGTCGTCAAACCATAGGGCGTGCCCGGCTTTGAGTTGATCATCGAGGAGAAATCGCTGAAACTCGCCATGCTCCGTGGCGGGGCTGTATACCACGGCCTGGTGACCATGCCACGGTTCAATGGTAGCCATGAGCTGAACTTGCGTACCCGAGGGACCGCTCGATTTCGAAATGACTGACTTGATTTCTCCCGCGCCTTCGACCGTATTGGATCCGGAAACTCTCGCGATCTGGTAGTCATGTTTCCCCAAGACAAGACGTGAGATTCCTTCCATCGAAACCATAAGCAGTATCTGTCCCGCGTGCTCGGTGCTGGGCCAAGGCCACAGGTTGTGAAGCACATGCAAATTGGTATTCAAGATTCGAGAGCGCCACGGCGTCTCGAGCGGCGAGTCTCCCGGATACAATACGCGCAAAGTCACCCCCACATCCATGAAATCCGGTCCCGCGGAATTCGTGCCTTTGAGCGGCGCAACGACCAACTCCTTCTTGCCATCCCCATCCAGATCCGCCCATTGAATCCGGTGCAAGGTCGGCTCTTCCTCCACCAGCGTCGTCACTTTCCACGGCTGCTTCACGTCTTCTCCGTGACTTAACAGAAACAGTGCGCCGCCCGAGGTCGTGTTGTTTGGCTGCCAGTCCGCGCCCAGGGCGAACTCCGGGATGCCATCGCCGTCCAAATCTTCCGCGGCGATGCATACATTCGAGTTGCGAATCGTGCCCGCGATGAGGTGCCGCTCCCAGGTGGGATTCTCGTACCACGCCACATCATCGGCACTTACCCCCACAATATCAGGCTTGCCGTCCTTGTTCACGTCCGCCACGGTGATGGCGAGCCCCGTGCCCGCCTCCGCGTTGATGACGTGCTCCTTGAACTCGGGAAACTCGGCCATGGCCTGTGCCGCAATAACCGACGCCAGAATGGAAATTGCCTTGGTGAACATGGTGCTGCTCCTTTGCCTGTCTGGAGTATACGACGCTCAGGGACAGCGGCGCCACGTGGTGGCACGGATGGAAGTGCAGGTTGTTCGTTGCCATCAGGGCGCATACCCCCCTGGCCCCCCGCAAGCGGGGGAAACCCTTCATGTCAAAGTGAACCTCTTGGTCCCCCCCGCTTGCGGGGGGGTAGGGGGGGTTGGAATCTGCATCGACTTTCATCTTCTACCGGTGACGCGACGTGACTCCCGTAGAGGATAAAAAACTTGGTTGCCACGCAACCAAACACCGCCGAGACGGCTGTGCCACATTCGCTGCGAAAGTGACGTTCCGGGTCAACGGCAAGTGCGAGAGGCATGTTGCATTTTCCCCTTCCCATGGTATGGTAGAGGGATGTTTCCGCGAAACTGCGGGATCACGCTATTACCGGGCACTCAGACCATCTTGGAAGTGACTATAATGCGATTCTCACTCTATTCCAGGCCGCTTGCCATTGCCGTTCTCGTTGTTCTTCTCGGCGCGGTGTCGGTTCCGGCCCAGCCGAAGCAGGCGACCAGCGAAAATGCCCTGAGTGGTTCCTACTTTGCCCACGACCTCTTTGAGATCAACGACGACTCCCAGCACCTCGGACGGGGCTTTCGCGTGTTTACGGCCAATGGCGTCATGAGCCGCCTTTCCACGTACCCGAGTTCCACGTCGCTGGACTTCGAAATTAAGACCGACGCCACCTTCCGCCTTTTCACCACATCTTTCAACAGCGGCTTCAATGGCACCGTAGGCCTCGGTGGCGATCTGGCCGTATTCACCTATGAGGCCGCTCCCAACGCCGACGCGCAGGTGCGCGATGGCTACGCCAGTCTCCAGATCTCCGTGAAGCAGTCCTCGGGTCTGGACGACGACGTATTTGAGAGCCATTACAGTTATCACGCGCTCCTTCGCACAAGCAACGACGCCTACCGAACGAGTTTCGGCGGGGCCACTGCGGATGGCTCTGGCCAGGTGCTCGTCGTCCGGGAATCCGAAACGGCGCGCATTTTTAACTACAACGTAACCTCCGACGGCCGGGTCGCCCT encodes the following:
- a CDS encoding VCBS repeat-containing protein, yielding MFTKAISILASVIAAQAMAEFPEFKEHVINAEAGTGLAITVADVNKDGKPDIVGVSADDVAWYENPTWERHLIAGTIRNSNVCIAAEDLDGDGIPEFALGADWQPNNTTSGGALFLLSHGEDVKQPWKVTTLVEEEPTLHRIQWADLDGDGKKELVVAPLKGTNSAGPDFMDVGVTLRVLYPGDSPLETPWRSRILNTNLHVLHNLWPWPSTEHAGQILLMVSMEGISRLVLGKHDYQIARVSGSNTVEGAGEIKSVISKSSGPSGTQVQLMATIEPWHGHQAVVYSPATEHGEFQRFLLDDQLKAGHALWFDDFDHDGESELLVGFREKAGPKELPGLNIYDLHIDAENKVTAEKYIIDDGGMATEDARAHDMNSDGWPDIVAFGRATHNIKYYENVGKP